One genomic region from Fibrobacter sp. encodes:
- the polA gene encoding DNA polymerase I → MAEKTLLLLDSYALAFRMFYAYSQNPLKNSKDEDVSMMHGYWGAVLRILAKHKPTHFAIARDVAHTKTFRHELYPDYKANRGPMPEEMAAQMPLLGESLAASGIPLLSEPGYEADDVMASTAVAAAEAGFDRILIISKDKDMSQIVNDKIHLFHLEKGADGIDFGPEQVVEKYGLPPEKIRDYLALMGDASDNVPGVPKVGPKTAITLLEEYGDMDNIYANIDNIKKKGLHDNLANNREQAFLSRELVTLQTKRAFSGNLDALEYNGIHVDTLAEMFKEHEINSLLRLLENIPSKTGFVKSEGSDSASAVDGAAAEVVSADFDLPKDVPPTYICVDSNEIFEQMKAEFAASNLIGVDTETDGLDPMQCNIVGLCLAAADPTEDSAENSAATVSKGYYIPLNHTDEIGFPLPAGKNGNFDVNLVKNWFIEFWDEKHTFVFHNAKFDLHVLARAFGLTIAQIEKANIVDTLIAAWMLSPGATGLGLDNMVMQKLQHEMIPIENLIGRGKSQITFNRTRVPEATEYGAEDAVYTLRLWAPLQKELQKLDYEKYFFNQEMPLLKVLFQMESEGIAIDVPTLKRLEQELQRRIENLEKEICDMAGCEFNIGSPKQLGEVLFDTLGLPEIKKRSTDAAVLEELSFKTAHPIVFSIIEYRELKKMQSTYISVLPTLVNPETKRIHTSFIQWGTATGRLSSRDPNLQNIPVRSDLGKKIRAAFVPQNPDNVILAVDYSQIELRMLAHLSGDQALIDSYKNGIDIHARTAAAIYGVPLENVTSDMRRDAKVVNFGVLYGMTAFRLSRDLKIPMGQAKDFITGYFDMYQGVQDFIESTKATAHRDGYVETLTGRRRYIAGIDSSDRMESQMAERMAVNTPVQGSAADLIKIAMIRIQKHINDEQLPLRMMLQVHDELVFECPKDRVEELSAMVKSEMENAMQLQVPLVASVGFGENWLIAH, encoded by the coding sequence ATGGCCGAAAAGACTTTACTACTTCTTGATTCATACGCTCTTGCTTTCCGCATGTTCTACGCTTATTCGCAGAACCCGCTGAAGAACAGCAAGGACGAAGACGTTTCCATGATGCACGGCTACTGGGGTGCAGTGTTGCGCATTCTTGCAAAGCACAAGCCGACACACTTTGCCATTGCCCGAGATGTAGCACACACCAAGACTTTCCGCCACGAACTTTACCCCGACTACAAGGCCAATCGCGGCCCCATGCCCGAAGAAATGGCAGCCCAAATGCCGTTGCTTGGCGAAAGCCTTGCCGCCAGCGGAATTCCCCTTTTGTCTGAGCCCGGCTACGAAGCCGACGACGTAATGGCAAGTACCGCCGTAGCTGCAGCAGAAGCAGGATTTGATCGAATCCTTATCATCAGTAAAGATAAGGACATGAGCCAGATCGTAAACGACAAGATTCACTTGTTCCATTTGGAAAAAGGCGCCGACGGCATCGATTTCGGCCCGGAACAAGTCGTCGAAAAGTACGGTTTACCTCCTGAAAAAATTCGCGACTACCTGGCATTGATGGGCGACGCCAGCGATAACGTACCCGGCGTCCCGAAGGTTGGCCCCAAGACCGCCATTACCCTTCTTGAAGAATACGGCGACATGGACAACATTTACGCCAACATCGATAACATCAAGAAGAAAGGTTTGCACGACAATTTGGCAAACAACCGCGAACAGGCATTCCTGAGCCGCGAACTTGTAACCTTGCAGACCAAGCGAGCTTTCAGTGGAAACCTGGACGCACTGGAATACAACGGCATTCACGTAGACACCTTGGCAGAAATGTTCAAGGAGCACGAAATCAACAGCCTGTTGCGTTTGCTGGAGAACATTCCCAGCAAGACAGGGTTTGTGAAGAGCGAGGGTTCCGATTCCGCAAGCGCCGTAGACGGAGCTGCCGCAGAAGTTGTCAGCGCAGACTTTGACCTACCGAAAGATGTTCCGCCCACCTACATTTGCGTAGATTCCAATGAAATCTTCGAACAGATGAAGGCAGAATTTGCGGCATCTAACTTGATTGGCGTAGATACGGAAACCGACGGCCTTGACCCCATGCAATGCAACATCGTGGGCTTGTGCCTAGCTGCTGCTGACCCCACCGAGGATTCGGCTGAGAATAGCGCGGCCACCGTAAGCAAGGGTTACTACATTCCCTTGAATCACACCGATGAAATCGGGTTCCCGCTCCCCGCGGGCAAGAACGGAAACTTCGACGTGAACCTGGTCAAGAACTGGTTCATCGAATTCTGGGACGAGAAACACACCTTCGTTTTCCATAATGCAAAATTTGACCTTCATGTTTTGGCACGAGCATTCGGCTTGACCATCGCTCAAATTGAAAAGGCAAACATTGTAGACACCCTGATCGCCGCCTGGATGCTTTCTCCGGGCGCCACAGGACTTGGCCTTGACAACATGGTGATGCAGAAGCTGCAACACGAAATGATTCCCATCGAGAATCTCATTGGCCGCGGCAAGAGCCAGATTACCTTCAACCGCACCCGCGTTCCCGAGGCCACCGAATACGGCGCCGAAGACGCGGTTTACACCTTGCGTTTGTGGGCGCCCCTCCAAAAGGAACTTCAGAAATTGGACTACGAAAAGTATTTCTTCAACCAGGAAATGCCTTTGCTGAAAGTTCTTTTCCAGATGGAATCCGAGGGCATAGCCATCGACGTTCCTACCCTAAAGCGTTTGGAACAGGAACTGCAACGCCGCATTGAAAATCTTGAAAAAGAAATCTGCGACATGGCCGGTTGCGAATTCAACATCGGAAGCCCCAAGCAGTTGGGCGAAGTTCTTTTCGACACCCTGGGCCTGCCCGAAATCAAGAAGCGCAGTACCGACGCCGCCGTCCTTGAGGAACTGAGTTTCAAGACCGCCCACCCCATCGTTTTCTCCATCATCGAATACCGCGAACTGAAGAAGATGCAAAGCACCTACATCTCGGTGCTTCCCACCCTAGTGAACCCCGAGACCAAGCGCATTCACACCAGCTTTATCCAATGGGGTACAGCAACGGGCCGCTTGAGCAGTCGCGATCCCAACCTGCAGAACATTCCTGTTCGTAGCGACTTGGGCAAAAAAATCCGCGCCGCATTCGTCCCGCAGAATCCGGACAACGTCATTCTCGCTGTGGACTACTCCCAGATTGAATTGCGTATGCTGGCGCACTTGAGTGGAGACCAGGCCCTCATCGATTCCTACAAGAACGGCATCGACATTCACGCCCGCACCGCGGCGGCGATTTACGGCGTACCTCTGGAAAACGTCACCAGCGACATGCGCCGCGACGCCAAGGTGGTGAACTTCGGCGTACTTTACGGCATGACCGCCTTCCGCCTCAGCCGCGACCTGAAAATTCCCATGGGCCAGGCCAAGGACTTTATTACCGGCTACTTCGACATGTACCAGGGCGTTCAAGACTTTATCGAAAGCACCAAGGCAACAGCCCACCGCGACGGTTACGTAGAAACCCTTACAGGTCGCCGCCGCTACATCGCAGGCATCGACAGTTCCGACCGCATGGAATCCCAGATGGCAGAACGCATGGCTGTGAACACCCCCGTGCAGGGCAGTGCCGCCGACCTCATCAAGATCGCCATGATCCGCATCCAGAAACACATCAACGACGAACAACTCCCCCTCCGCATGATGCTGCAGGTTCACGACGAACTTGTATTTGAATGCCCCAAGGACCGCGTCGAGGAACTGAGCGCCATGGTAAAATCCGAAATGGAAAACGCCATGCAGCTCCAGGTACCATTAGTCGCCAGCGTCGGTTTCGGCGAAAACTGGCTTATTGCACATTAA
- a CDS encoding NAD(P)H-hydrate dehydratase, whose protein sequence is MRSLDNETKLFNTRNNGFGSYGEGSEAGAMTAIEAGYVLMKEAGAALFERVKEILGGRRDVIEANHSHVAVFVGGGNNGGDGLVLATRLIEEGIPCTVYSLAKPETFKNEARMAFEDFEANRGKLIYVNGNLPKAPHFDLVVDCMLGNGTSGELRPAFAQVVEAINSWGIPVLAADAPTGFDSLEHHRGEVCIKASETMLFGLPRLDAFTSEGSEVFGKVKVAQLHYPLELIQKFDENLYLADESFIPELLPLRNESGEKRSQGTAMIIAGSGNMTGAAFLCTKAALRSGAGLVTLATPKAILPILQSKLVEPVFCGLGDKNCDIISVSHMLQLQERAKHQSAIAIGPGLGTDPETQDAIRVFLTGLNVPVVIDADAINACGSAFFCIQGGPTQAIITPHKREWERNFGPLPTNENFYPEYLRNFAKQFNIVILLKGSPTYVALPDGKVFVIPARNSGMAKGGSGDVLTGIIASLLAQGLTTGDAAVLGALLHQKAGRLTRKDLGAYSMLPSDVIDHLHLAFG, encoded by the coding sequence ATGCGGAGCCTAGATAACGAAACCAAGTTGTTCAACACAAGGAACAACGGTTTTGGAAGTTATGGCGAGGGTTCAGAAGCCGGGGCCATGACCGCCATCGAAGCGGGCTACGTGCTGATGAAAGAAGCCGGCGCCGCACTCTTTGAACGAGTCAAGGAAATTCTTGGCGGGCGCCGCGACGTTATAGAGGCGAACCATTCCCACGTGGCTGTTTTCGTTGGTGGAGGCAATAACGGCGGCGACGGCCTGGTTCTTGCCACAAGGCTTATTGAAGAAGGCATTCCCTGTACCGTTTATTCTCTTGCAAAGCCTGAAACTTTCAAGAACGAAGCCCGCATGGCCTTTGAGGATTTCGAGGCAAACCGCGGCAAACTGATTTACGTAAACGGCAACTTGCCCAAGGCACCCCACTTCGACCTCGTTGTTGATTGCATGCTAGGCAACGGCACCTCCGGCGAGCTTCGCCCTGCTTTTGCTCAAGTGGTCGAAGCAATCAACAGTTGGGGCATTCCCGTGTTGGCTGCCGACGCGCCCACAGGTTTTGATTCGCTGGAACATCACCGCGGAGAGGTTTGTATCAAGGCTTCCGAAACAATGCTTTTCGGCTTGCCTCGCCTTGATGCCTTCACCAGCGAAGGATCCGAGGTTTTCGGAAAGGTGAAAGTGGCCCAACTCCACTACCCGCTGGAACTGATACAGAAGTTTGACGAAAATCTCTACCTTGCAGACGAAAGCTTTATTCCAGAACTGCTTCCGTTGCGAAACGAAAGCGGAGAAAAACGTTCCCAGGGTACCGCCATGATTATCGCAGGTTCCGGCAACATGACCGGAGCCGCATTCCTTTGCACAAAGGCGGCCTTGCGCAGCGGCGCAGGCTTGGTTACGTTGGCAACACCAAAAGCAATTTTGCCTATTTTGCAATCCAAACTTGTAGAACCTGTTTTCTGCGGTTTAGGAGACAAGAACTGTGACATAATTTCTGTATCCCACATGTTGCAGTTGCAAGAAAGGGCAAAGCACCAAAGCGCGATAGCCATAGGTCCAGGCCTTGGAACGGATCCCGAAACCCAGGACGCAATCCGCGTATTCCTAACTGGTTTGAACGTTCCCGTAGTAATTGACGCCGACGCCATCAACGCCTGTGGTTCAGCATTCTTCTGCATCCAGGGCGGGCCAACTCAAGCCATCATCACGCCCCACAAGCGAGAATGGGAAAGAAACTTCGGTCCCTTGCCCACAAACGAGAATTTCTATCCGGAATACCTCCGGAATTTCGCAAAGCAGTTTAACATCGTCATTTTGCTGAAAGGTTCCCCCACCTACGTGGCTCTTCCCGACGGAAAGGTCTTTGTCATTCCTGCCAGAAATTCTGGAATGGCCAAGGGCGGAAGTGGCGACGTTCTCACAGGCATTATCGCATCACTTTTGGCGCAAGGCCTTACCACTGGCGACGCCGCAGTACTAGGCGCATTACTCCACCAAAAGGCCGGTCGCCTGACTCGAAAAGATTTGGGCGCCTACTCCATGCTGCCCAGCGACGTCATTGACCATTTGCATCTTGCATTCGGTTAA
- a CDS encoding PorT family protein — protein MKKIFAALVGLVLATGISFADDSAKNDSRFGAGVKATFDYDKMYGFEEENDGTDENPSGFGFDAGLMFRLNLARGLYFAPEVNFAYTSTSHKYLKKERSYTSMDLEIPLMFRAVLLFMDKIYITAGPQIVLNLSNESDIPPMADGSTLLGGMANGAMSALGYTEHTEQGFFNFGIAAGLGYNIVGGLNVDARFYMGFMELFPDTKAIGYDDVEPGDAFTYINMHGAKMMKFKVGVSYWFM, from the coding sequence ATGAAGAAGATTTTTGCAGCATTGGTAGGCCTGGTTTTGGCCACCGGCATTTCCTTTGCAGATGATTCCGCTAAAAACGATTCCCGTTTTGGCGCTGGCGTCAAAGCAACCTTTGATTACGACAAAATGTATGGCTTTGAAGAAGAAAATGACGGCACCGACGAAAACCCCTCTGGTTTTGGTTTCGACGCCGGCTTGATGTTCCGTTTGAACCTGGCCAGGGGACTCTACTTCGCTCCCGAAGTGAACTTCGCCTACACAAGCACCAGCCACAAGTACCTAAAGAAAGAACGTTCCTACACTTCCATGGACTTGGAAATTCCATTGATGTTCCGAGCAGTGCTCCTTTTCATGGACAAGATCTACATTACCGCAGGTCCCCAAATCGTATTGAACCTGAGCAACGAATCTGATATTCCTCCCATGGCTGATGGTAGCACCTTATTAGGCGGAATGGCAAATGGTGCTATGTCCGCTCTCGGCTATACCGAACACACCGAACAAGGTTTCTTTAACTTCGGCATCGCAGCAGGCCTTGGCTACAATATCGTCGGCGGCCTCAACGTTGACGCAAGATTCTACATGGGCTTCATGGAACTGTTCCCCGACACAAAAGCTATTGGATATGACGACGTTGAACCTGGAGACGCCTTTACATACATCAATATGCATGGTGCAAAGATGATGAAGTTCAAGGTGGGCGTTAGCTACTGGTTCATGTAA
- a CDS encoding DtxR family transcriptional regulator produces the protein MENEHIKLSQSLEDYLEMVHMLRLAHGIARVKDIAAALQVKMPSVAKAILELKKLGLVTQEPYSGIELTEAGRMAANDVLNRHILLKGFLIRLGVSEAIADKDACCMEHILSAETLSKIEDFMKPSETVITTVKKLKVAKGNKK, from the coding sequence ATGGAAAACGAACACATTAAGCTCAGCCAGAGCTTGGAAGATTACCTGGAAATGGTGCACATGCTGCGCCTTGCCCATGGTATCGCTCGCGTAAAAGATATCGCCGCTGCTCTGCAGGTAAAAATGCCCTCCGTGGCAAAGGCCATTCTAGAATTGAAAAAGCTGGGCCTGGTCACCCAGGAACCCTATAGCGGCATTGAGCTGACTGAAGCTGGCCGCATGGCTGCCAACGATGTGCTGAATCGCCATATCCTCCTGAAAGGTTTTTTAATTCGTCTCGGTGTCTCTGAAGCTATTGCTGATAAGGACGCTTGCTGTATGGAACATATCCTGTCGGCAGAGACTCTGTCTAAAATTGAAGACTTCATGAAGCCTTCGGAAACTGTAATCACAACTGTAAAGAAGTTGAAGGTTGCAAAGGGTAACAAAAAATGA
- a CDS encoding ferrous iron transport protein A — protein MSCNCGCGCDGKTKKWNVEPKFSELKKGDKVEIVGYNDGDARYKSKLLSMGLVRGVTLEVMQVAPLGDPIEVSVLSYRLSLRKNEAEVLKLKRI, from the coding sequence ATGAGCTGTAATTGCGGCTGTGGCTGCGACGGAAAAACAAAAAAGTGGAACGTCGAGCCGAAATTCTCTGAACTGAAGAAGGGCGACAAAGTCGAAATCGTTGGCTACAACGATGGCGATGCCCGTTACAAGTCCAAGTTGCTGTCCATGGGCCTTGTCCGTGGTGTAACTCTGGAAGTCATGCAGGTGGCACCTCTCGGTGACCCCATTGAGGTGAGTGTTCTTAGCTATCGCCTTTCCCTGCGTAAAAATGAAGCTGAAGTTCTTAAGTTGAAGAGGATCTAA